The Spirochaetae bacterium HGW-Spirochaetae-1 DNA segment TTATTTTATTCGTGGCCACGGGATATTCCTTTCCCCTGTTCTTCAGTATCATCCAGGACGCCACGACGATAATACCGGCGGTCAGGCCGCCAAGGAAAAGATATACGGGTATTTCCCATCCCCATATTTGCCATCCCTGGGCGTGAGCGCCGGCCATTTTTTGCGTTGTGATGGTAATCTCCTTCATTATGACCTCTTCATCATGTTAAGTAATATATGTTGGGCTCCGTCCCCACTTCCGGCATGAGCACCCTGTATTGACGTTTTTTCAAAAGCAGCGAAACCGTGCTTTCGGGATTGTTCAGATCACCGAAAAATATGGCGTGAGCCGGACATACGGACATGCATGCCGGATCAAGTCCCTGATCCAGGCGGTGTTCGCAGAATGTGCATTTACTCGCATATCCCTCGGGCATGGTGAAGCGGGCGTCATAGGGACAGGCCGCCATACAGGCCTTGCAGCCCGTGCATTTCCCCGGGGTTACCAGCACCAGGTTTTCCGTGTCCTCGCGGTAATGGCTGGCCCCCGTGGGACAGGCGCTCACACAGGGAGCATCGGAACAGTGATTGCAGCGCTCGGACCGAACCTCCATGAAAAGGTGGGGATAGGAACCCGTGATCTCCTCGACTATCCAGTCGCGATGAAGCCCCTCGGGGACCTCGTTTTCAGTTTTGCATGCCACAACACAGGCTCCGCAACCCACACATACCTTTGTATCTATCACCATTGCGTATTTCTTTTTCATTTTTTTCATATCAGACACCCCTGTCAACCTACCCTGAAAGTCACAAAATTTCCATGCATGGCCTGCCCGCCCATTATGGGATCAACCTTGACACGGGTCATGAGGCTCTGGTCGTCAGCCCCTTTGTTGTAGGCCTTTTTCAACTGCTTCTGCGTGCTGCCAAAACCATGGACCATATATACGCAGTCGGGCCGTATTCTCTCCGTAACCTTCGCCCTCACCCTGTTGCTCTCCACACCGTCCTGGTTTACAAGACGGACATACTGTCCTGGCTTAATACCCCATTCCCGGGCCACGGCGGTGTTAATCCACACCTCGTTTTCACGATCGAGCTGGGTTAGAATCGGATTGTTCGTTGTCCTGGCAAAGGAATGAGAGGGCGACCGCCCATAGAGAAGACGAAAATATCCGCTCTCAGGCTCATCATGCCTGGTGAATTGCGGCACCGGATCGTGCCCATAATCCACCATAGTTTTTGAATAGAGTTCTACTTTTCCGCTGTCCGTGGAGAACCGGTAATTTTCGCCTTTGCCGATATAAAGCGGTGTTTCTCTTTCAAAATTCTTTACACCCACCTTCTTCATCTCTTCGAGGGACGAGCCGGCTTTTTTCAGTTTGAAATCAAGATATTCTTCCACGTCTTTCCAGGGGAAGTAAGCACCGAGTCCCATTTTATCGGCGAGATTCTTCGCTATCCACCAGGCTGGTTTCGAGTTGTAGCGCGGTTCGAATACGGGACTGCGAAGCGCTATCTGGGGCGTCCTCCCCTGTGAAGTCCTGATGTCGTCATAACGCTCCAGGTAAGTTGTATCGGGCAGCACCACATCGGCCCATCCGGTAATTTCCGTGGGCAGAATATCCACCACGACGACCAGTTCCAGGTCTTTAAGAGCCTTGATGGTCTTCTCCGGATTGGGAAGCGCCTTGAGAAGGTTTGACCCGTAGATGAACCATGCCTCGTAAAAACTCCCGTGATTATCTCTCACGGAATGGATCGTAGCGTCGCATACGCCGTCCGATATGGCCAGGTTTGCCAGCCCGAATTGGCCGCCGATATGCGTATCCTTGAATGTTTTTTTCGGTTTGGGAAAGGCCGGCACGGGAAACTCGGCAAGATGTGCCTTTTCGGGAAGGAAAAAACCTCCCTTCCGTCCCCAGCTTCCCAGCAGGGCGTTCAGGATTGCTCCTGCCCTGACACGCTGTGTGTCATCGCCGTACCACACGTTATGACGTCCGGGATGCAGTAAGGTGGCCGGTGCGTTCTTGGCCATTTCGCGTGCCGTCTCGCGGATGATATCGGGTTTGATCGTGGTAACAGGATAGGCCCACTCCGGTGTATTATTCTTTACCGCCTTTTTCAATTCATCGAAACCAACGGTGTAACGGGCAATATAGTCGGCATCGTATAGATTTTCCTCGATAATGACGTTAATCCACGCCAGCAGCAGTGCCAGGTCTGTACCCGGTTTTATGGGAAGCCAGTATCGGGCCTTGCCCGCTGCAATGGAAAAACGGGGATCGACCACAATCACCGTGGCACCCGCCGCGATGGCAGAAGTGAATTCATTCACCTGCTGGCTGTGGGTATTTTCACCGATATGCGACCCCAGGAGGACCACGCATTTGCTGTTTTTCATATCCGTGCGTTCCGGTGTATCAATGGGCTCACCGTAAGTGATGATATAGCCCTCCTCGCGGGGCCCCCGGCAGTTGGCATAGGACGGCGCAGCAAAGCTGTTTGTACCATAGGCCTTGAGCAGTGTTTTAAACCATTTACCACCCGATCCATGACTGAAAAGGGCCACGCTTTCCGGTCCATGTTTTTCGGCAATGATTTTCATTTTATCGGCAATGTAATCCAGTGCTTCATCCCAGGTCGCTTCACGGAAGGCCTGCTGCCCCCGTACCTCGGTTCTGATGAGAGGCGTTTTCAGCCGGTCAGGATCATCATATACACCGAACCCTGCGGATCCCTTGGTGCAAAGCCTGCCATAGCAATGCTCGTCCAGTTCATTGCCCACAAGCTTCCAGGGTACTCCGTTTTTAGTGTATGCCCATCCGGCACACTGATACGTGCACATTTCACAGTATGTTGGGGTTCGTGTAATACTGTCGGGTTTTCCATTCTCTCTGACATAGTCATAAATGACCTTGCCGGCACCGGCGGCAACGGCCAGACCGCCCACACCCGCACCTGCAATTTTTATAAACTCGCGTCGGTTTATTTTCCCTGCCATGGCAACTCCGTAAGCTATATCATTAGATTCATATTATAGTGATGCTTAATACCATATAATCTATATCATATAGTATAGATTATATGGATTTTAGTCAATATATTTTTTTTTAACATAATACATATTTTTCCTCATGGGGAGAGCAACACATGGATATTGTCCACGGACAGAACAACACAATTACATGCATTAATATGGAGCATATGTTCATTCCCGCCAGTGCAGACGGCAGAGAGTTGATTTCAATGGAAATTAAAGAATGATTGAGGACTCAGGATGGAAATTCAGATCAGTTTCTTCTGCTCAAATTCACTGTCAACAATACCCCTTTACAGGATCATTAACTATTCACCGTCATACCCAGGACCCGGCTGATAACGCTCTCCAGGTCTTCGAGGCGGAAAGGCTTTGTGGCCACTCCCAGGAAACCATAATCCAGGTATTTCGACATGACCGGATCATTGGAATATCCGCTCGATACAATGGCCCTGACACGGGGATCAAGTTCTTTCAGTTTTTGTATCGCCTTTTCCCCACCCATGCCGCCGGGAATAGTCAGGTCCATTATCACGCAGTCAAAGGGCTCTCCTGACTCAAGCGCAGACCTGTATTTTTCTATGGCTTCGTCGCCCGACACAGCCGTGGACACACGGTACGAAAGATGTCGCAGCATTTTTCTGCAGACATCGAGAACCATTGCATCATCATCCATGACCAGAATTCTTCCGCCGCCGTTATTTGTGTTTCTTTCTTCGGAAACGGTCATTTCCGCCATCGATGACGTGGCAGGCAGGTACACAGTGAAGACCGTCTCTTTTCCCGCCTGTGATTCAACATCAATATAGCCGCCATGCCTTTTTACAATTGAATAGGTAACGGAGAGCCCCAGGCCGCTCCCCTTTTCCCTGGTGGTGAAAAAAGGGTCAAAGATATTGGGAAGAATGTGTTCATTGATGCCCATCCCCTGGTCCTTTATGGCAATGCGCAGGTAATTCCCTTTTATCAGGGGGATAGTATCTCCGTCATTATAAAAGTTTTCCGCCTCTATCCTTACAATACCCTCATTGAGCATGGACTGCCGTGCGTTCAGCACCAGGTTGTGTATCACCTGGCTTATCTGCCCTTCGTCGATATCGGCGTTCCTGAGATCGGCGTCGATGACGAATTCCGATTTTATATTGGAACCGCTAAGCACGAACGATACGGTGTCCCTCAGAAGGCCTTCTATAGAGGTGGCCTTCTTAACCGGGGCCCCTCCCCGTGAAAAAGTCAACAGCTGCTGGGTCAGGTCTTTTGCCCGGAACGAAGCCCTTTCTGCCATGGTCAGTATTTCCATGGCGCGGTCATTTCCATCCACGTTGTGTTTTGCCAGTGATATATTGCCCACAATAGCAGTAAGAATATTATTGAAATCATGGGCGATACCGCCTGCCAGGATTCCCACGGATTCGATTTTTTTCGCCTTGAGTATCTCGTCCTCGGTCTTTCTCTGCCGCGTTACGTCATTCATTATGACAAACCGATATATGCCCACGGGCAATATACGGAATTCCACATCGCGGACATACCCGTTTTTACAGGTTACTTTCCACTCATGGGGCTTCACCTCTTTCCCGTCTTTCACGGCTTTCTCAAGGGCAACTGCCACGCCCCTTTTCACGGTTTCCCGCTGTTCTTCATCGGGAAAAACCTTCTGCCAGCAGATCTCGATGGTGGGGATTTCATCCTCGGTATAGCCGAACAGATCGATGACGCGCCTGTTCCTGAAAATGATATCGCCGTTATTGTCAAAAACCACCATGGCCAGAGGAGATTTTTCCATGAGTTCGCGGAATCGCTTTTCACTCTCGATGAGGGCGTCTTCGGCGGCCTTCCTGGCCG contains these protein-coding regions:
- a CDS encoding tetrathionate reductase, giving the protein MKKKYAMVIDTKVCVGCGACVVACKTENEVPEGLHRDWIVEEITGSYPHLFMEVRSERCNHCSDAPCVSACPTGASHYREDTENLVLVTPGKCTGCKACMAACPYDARFTMPEGYASKCTFCEHRLDQGLDPACMSVCPAHAIFFGDLNNPESTVSLLLKKRQYRVLMPEVGTEPNIYYLT
- a CDS encoding nitrate reductase yields the protein MAGKINRREFIKIAGAGVGGLAVAAGAGKVIYDYVRENGKPDSITRTPTYCEMCTYQCAGWAYTKNGVPWKLVGNELDEHCYGRLCTKGSAGFGVYDDPDRLKTPLIRTEVRGQQAFREATWDEALDYIADKMKIIAEKHGPESVALFSHGSGGKWFKTLLKAYGTNSFAAPSYANCRGPREEGYIITYGEPIDTPERTDMKNSKCVVLLGSHIGENTHSQQVNEFTSAIAAGATVIVVDPRFSIAAGKARYWLPIKPGTDLALLLAWINVIIEENLYDADYIARYTVGFDELKKAVKNNTPEWAYPVTTIKPDIIRETAREMAKNAPATLLHPGRHNVWYGDDTQRVRAGAILNALLGSWGRKGGFFLPEKAHLAEFPVPAFPKPKKTFKDTHIGGQFGLANLAISDGVCDATIHSVRDNHGSFYEAWFIYGSNLLKALPNPEKTIKALKDLELVVVVDILPTEITGWADVVLPDTTYLERYDDIRTSQGRTPQIALRSPVFEPRYNSKPAWWIAKNLADKMGLGAYFPWKDVEEYLDFKLKKAGSSLEEMKKVGVKNFERETPLYIGKGENYRFSTDSGKVELYSKTMVDYGHDPVPQFTRHDEPESGYFRLLYGRSPSHSFARTTNNPILTQLDRENEVWINTAVAREWGIKPGQYVRLVNQDGVESNRVRAKVTERIRPDCVYMVHGFGSTQKQLKKAYNKGADDQSLMTRVKVDPIMGGQAMHGNFVTFRVG